Below is a window of Euzebyales bacterium DNA.
GCGCCGCAGGATCTTGCCCGACGCCGACTTCGGGATCTGGTCGACGAACTCGACGCCCCGCAGCTTCTTGTAGGGCGCCACACGGTCCGCGACGTAGCTGAGCACGGCGTCCGGCTCGAGGTCGTCAGCCACCACGAACGCGATCGGGACCTCGCCAGCCTCCTCGTCCGGCCGCCCCAGCACGGCGACGTCGGAGATCCTCGGGTGCTCCAGCAGCAGGGCCTCCAGCTCGGCCGGTGGCACCTGGTAGCCCCTGTACTTGATGAGCTCCTTGACCCGGTCGACGATCGTGCAGTAGCCCTCGTCGTCGACGATCGCGACGTCGCCGGTGTACAGCCAGCCGTCGCGGTCGATCATGGCGTCCGTCGCCGCCTCGTTGTTCAGGTAGCCCTTCATGACCTGGGGACCGCGCACGCACAGCTCGCCGCGTCCACCCGGCTCGGCGTCCTGCTCGGTGTCCAGGTCGACGATCCGCGCCTCGGTGTTGGGCAGGAGGACGCCAACCGTGCCCGGCTTGTTCCGCTCCAGCGGGCTGACGTGGGTCACCGGACTGGTCTCGGTCAGGCCGTAGCCCTGCATGACCGTGCAGCCGAGGCGCGCGCCGGCCGCCTCGCTGAGCTCGGCGGAGAGTGGCGCCGCGCCCGACATCACGAACCGCAGCGACGACAGGTCGAACTGGTCGACCACCGGGTGCTTGGCGAGCGCCAGCACGATCGGAGGCACCGCGTAGCACTGCGTGACGCCGTGTTCCTGGTGCAGTCCGAGGAACTGCTCGAGGTCGAAGCGTGGCATCGTGACCACCGTCGCACCGTTGTGCAGCGCCAGGTTCATGATGACGGTCATGCCGTAGATGTGGAAGAAGGGCAGCACACCAATGACGACGTCGTCCTCCGACGTCTCCAGGAACGCCTCGGACTGCAAGACGTTCGCGACCAGGTTGCGGTGCGTCAGCATGACGCCCTTCGGCAACCCGGTGGTGCCGCTGGAGAACGGCAGCGCGACGAGGTGCTCGGCTGCATCGATCTGGACGTCCGGGGCGTTCGACGGGTCGATGAACAGCTCGGTGGCCGGTGTGAGTCCTGCTGCCTCGCCGAACGCGAAGACCTCCTCCACGCCGGCCTCGGACCCGGCGGCGGTCGCGGTCGCGGCGAACGGCGGCACGGTCAGCAGGAATCGGGCACCCGCGTCGGACAGCTGGCGCGCAAGCTCGTCGACCGTGGCCGTCGGGTTGACGGTGGTCACCGTGCCCCCGGCACGGGCGATGCCGTGGAACGCGATCGCGTACTCGGGCAGGTTCGGGCTGAAGATGCCCACGACCTCGCCCGGCTCCAGGCCCCTCGCAGCGAGGCCCGCCGCGAAGGCATCGACACGCTGTGCCAGCTCGCCGTACGTCACGGTCCGGCCCGACGGCCCGTCGATCAGGGCGGGCTTGTCGGCACGGCGCCCGGCGTCGGCCAGGATGAACGCGTGCAGCGGGACGTCGGGGATGTCGAGGTCGGACACGGGGCTGCGCAGTACCATCATCGGCTCCTTGTCTGGCGTCTGTCGGACCCTACGTCGAACCCCCATCCTGGCGAAGAGACCATGGTCATTCCTTCACATAGGGCTGTCCGTCGGCTGCGGGCGGACGCAGTCGGCCGACGAATCCTGCGACGACCACGATCGTCACGACATACGGCACCGTCAGCAGCAGCGTCGACGGCACGCCCACATCGAGGATGGTCAGGGAGGTTGCGACCTCACCCGCGAAGCCGAACACAAGTGCGGCGCCGAAGGCACCGTACGGCTGATAACGGCCGACCAGCATCGCCGCGAGCGCAATGAAGCCGAGCCCTGCGGACATCTCCGGACTGAACTGGCCTGCGGAATCGAGAGTGAACCACGCGCCCCCGACGCCTGCCAGTACGCCACCGAGGATCACGGCGCGGTAGCGGGTCGCGAGCACGTTGATGCCGACCGTGTCAGCCGCCCTCGGGTGCTCGCCGACCGAGCGGAGCCGGAGGCCCCAGCGGGTGCGGAACAGCGCCCAGTGCAGCAGGGGGACTGCGACGAGCATCAGATACACCGGTACGGTCTGCTGGAACAGCAACGGACCGACGATGGGGATGTTACTCAGCAGCGGGATGTCGAGGCGGCTGAAGCCCGCCGGCTGGTTCAGCTCGGGCGACGGCGCGAGCAGTTGCTGGTTGAGGAATGACGTCA
It encodes the following:
- a CDS encoding 4-coumarate--CoA ligase family protein → MVLRSPVSDLDIPDVPLHAFILADAGRRADKPALIDGPSGRTVTYGELAQRVDAFAAGLAARGLEPGEVVGIFSPNLPEYAIAFHGIARAGGTVTTVNPTATVDELARQLSDAGARFLLTVPPFAATATAAGSEAGVEEVFAFGEAAGLTPATELFIDPSNAPDVQIDAAEHLVALPFSSGTTGLPKGVMLTHRNLVANVLQSEAFLETSEDDVVIGVLPFFHIYGMTVIMNLALHNGATVVTMPRFDLEQFLGLHQEHGVTQCYAVPPIVLALAKHPVVDQFDLSSLRFVMSGAAPLSAELSEAAGARLGCTVMQGYGLTETSPVTHVSPLERNKPGTVGVLLPNTEARIVDLDTEQDAEPGGRGELCVRGPQVMKGYLNNEAATDAMIDRDGWLYTGDVAIVDDEGYCTIVDRVKELIKYRGYQVPPAELEALLLEHPRISDVAVLGRPDEEAGEVPIAFVVADDLEPDAVLSYVADRVAPYKKLRGVEFVDQIPKSASGKILRRELAERLK